A region from the Citrobacter koseri ATCC BAA-895 genome encodes:
- the yiaJ gene encoding IclR family transcriptional regulator YiaJ, with amino-acid sequence MGIKESEMTQEKERPAGSQSLFRGLMLIEILSNYPNGCPLAHLSELAGLNKSTVHRLLQGLQSCGYVTPAPAAGSYRLTTKFIAVGQKALSSLNIIHVAAPHLETLNIATGETVNFSSREDDHAILIYKLEPTTGMLRTRAYIGQHMPLYCSAMGKIYMAFGHPDYVETYWESHKDQIQPLTRNTITGLPAMYDELAQIRESGMAMDREENELGVSCIAVPVFDIHHRVPYAISISLSTSRLKQIGEKNLLKPLRDTAQAISNELGFTVRA; translated from the coding sequence ATGGGCATAAAAGAGAGCGAAATGACGCAAGAAAAAGAGAGGCCAGCCGGTAGTCAGAGCCTGTTCCGTGGTTTGATGCTGATTGAGATCCTCAGTAACTACCCGAACGGATGCCCGCTGGCGCACTTGTCTGAACTGGCAGGGCTGAACAAAAGTACCGTGCATCGACTGCTACAGGGATTGCAGTCCTGCGGGTATGTCACTCCCGCGCCTGCCGCCGGAAGCTATCGTCTGACCACTAAATTTATCGCTGTCGGGCAGAAAGCCCTGTCATCGCTGAATATCATTCATGTGGCTGCGCCGCATCTTGAGACGCTGAATATCGCCACTGGCGAGACCGTCAACTTCTCCAGCCGTGAAGACGATCATGCCATTCTGATCTATAAGCTGGAGCCGACCACCGGCATGCTGCGCACCCGCGCCTATATCGGTCAGCATATGCCGCTGTATTGCTCTGCGATGGGGAAGATTTACATGGCGTTCGGCCATCCTGACTATGTGGAAACCTATTGGGAAAGCCACAAGGATCAGATCCAGCCGTTGACCCGTAACACCATTACCGGGTTGCCGGCGATGTATGACGAGCTGGCGCAAATTCGTGAAAGCGGTATGGCGATGGATCGCGAAGAGAATGAGCTGGGCGTTTCCTGCATTGCCGTGCCGGTGTTTGATATTCACCATCGGGTGCCATACGCCATCTCTATTTCGCTTTCGACGTCCCGGCTCAAGCAAATCGGCGAGAAGAATCTGCTCAAGCCCCTGCGTGACACCGCGCAGGCGATCTCGAATGAGTTGGGTTTTACCGTGCGCGCTTAA
- a CDS encoding DUF4862 family protein: MKTNNTGYIIGAYPCAPSFHQKSEEEEKEFWRQLSDTPDIRGLEQPCLEHLHPLGDAWLLRHTPGNWQIVVTAIMETMRRRGENRGFGLASSNEDQRQACVAYYRHLYQKITTINAASAGKVIALELHAAPQADNPNVAQATDAFARSVKEIAGWDWPCDLVLEHCDAMTSAAPRKGFLPLDNVLEVIADYDISVCINWARSAIEGRNTTLPLTHTQQVKQAGKLGALMFSGTTQSGEYGEWQDLHAPFAPFCPDSMMTQEHARELLTCAGTDVLQFMGIKLLEINANADVSHRVAILRDGITALNNAK, from the coding sequence ATGAAAACGAACAATACCGGTTATATTATCGGTGCGTATCCCTGTGCACCCTCATTTCACCAAAAGAGTGAAGAGGAAGAGAAGGAATTCTGGCGGCAACTCTCCGATACTCCTGATATTCGTGGGCTGGAGCAACCCTGCCTTGAACATCTTCACCCACTCGGCGACGCGTGGTTATTGCGCCATACGCCAGGCAACTGGCAAATCGTCGTGACGGCGATTATGGAGACCATGCGCCGTCGCGGTGAAAACCGCGGCTTTGGGCTGGCCTCCAGCAATGAAGATCAGCGTCAGGCCTGTGTGGCGTACTATCGCCACCTTTACCAGAAGATCACGACAATCAACGCGGCAAGCGCCGGGAAAGTGATCGCGCTTGAGCTGCACGCCGCACCGCAGGCCGATAACCCAAACGTCGCGCAGGCAACGGACGCATTTGCCCGTTCAGTGAAAGAGATCGCTGGCTGGGACTGGCCGTGCGACCTGGTGCTGGAACACTGCGACGCGATGACCAGCGCCGCGCCGCGCAAAGGATTCCTGCCTCTGGACAACGTGCTGGAGGTGATTGCCGACTACGACATCAGCGTTTGCATTAACTGGGCGCGTTCCGCCATTGAAGGACGCAACACCACCCTGCCACTAACCCATACGCAGCAGGTGAAACAGGCTGGCAAACTCGGCGCGCTGATGTTCTCCGGTACAACGCAAAGCGGTGAATACGGCGAATGGCAGGATTTACATGCGCCTTTCGCACCTTTCTGCCCTGACAGCATGATGACGCAGGAACATGCCCGTGAATTACTGACCTGCGCAGGAACAGACGTTCTGCAATTCATGGGTATTAAGTTACTGGAAATTAACGCTAATGCCGACGTCAGTCACCGCGTAGCGATATTACGCGACGGCATTACGGCATTAAATAACGCCAAATAA
- a CDS encoding YhcH/YjgK/YiaL family protein, with translation MIFGHIAQPNPCRLPDAIEKALDFLRTTDFRTLDPGVVEIDGKNIFAQIIDLTTRTAAENRPEVHRRYLDIQFLAWGEEKIGVAIDTGNNQISESLLEQRDIIFYHDSEHESFFEMVPGSYAIFFPQDVHRPGCNKTVATPIRKIVVKVAISAL, from the coding sequence ATGATATTTGGACATATCGCACAGCCCAATCCGTGTCGTCTGCCAGACGCGATTGAAAAGGCGCTCGATTTCTTACGCACCACCGACTTTCGCACGCTGGACCCTGGGGTGGTGGAAATCGACGGCAAAAATATTTTTGCCCAGATAATTGATTTAACCACCCGCACTGCGGCTGAAAACCGTCCAGAAGTTCATCGCCGTTATCTGGATATTCAGTTTCTCGCCTGGGGTGAAGAAAAAATAGGGGTTGCCATCGACACCGGTAATAACCAAATCAGCGAATCGTTATTAGAACAGCGCGATATTATTTTCTATCACGACAGTGAACATGAATCTTTCTTTGAAATGGTTCCGGGAAGCTACGCTATTTTTTTCCCGCAGGATGTTCATCGCCCTGGCTGCAATAAAACGGTCGCGACACCCATACGGAAAATCGTCGTTAAAGTGGCAATATCCGCTTTATAA
- a CDS encoding 4Fe-4S dicluster domain-containing protein, with the protein MNRFIMADAAKCIGCRTCEVACVVAHQENQDCAAVSSGEFVSRIRVIKDDAFTTAAACRQCEDAPCANVCPTQAIRRDHGHIFVEQARCIGCKSCMLACPFGAMNVVSRTSRVQAIKCDLCWHRETGPACVEACPTDALQCLDVENVQRQRLHAQPV; encoded by the coding sequence ATGAACCGATTTATCATGGCGGATGCGGCGAAATGTATCGGCTGTCGTACCTGTGAGGTTGCCTGCGTAGTGGCGCACCAGGAGAACCAGGACTGTGCGGCGGTATCGTCCGGGGAATTTGTCTCCCGCATCCGGGTCATTAAAGACGATGCGTTTACCACGGCGGCGGCATGTCGCCAGTGTGAAGATGCCCCCTGCGCGAACGTGTGCCCAACGCAGGCTATTCGTCGCGATCATGGGCACATCTTCGTGGAACAAGCGCGCTGTATCGGGTGTAAAAGCTGTATGCTGGCGTGCCCGTTCGGCGCGATGAACGTTGTGTCGCGAACCTCACGCGTACAGGCGATTAAATGCGATCTTTGCTGGCACCGTGAAACGGGCCCGGCATGTGTGGAGGCCTGCCCGACTGACGCGTTGCAGTGCCTTGATGTGGAAAACGTGCAGCGACAACGACTGCACGCGCAACCCGTCTGA
- the avtA gene encoding valine--pyruvate transaminase, which translates to MTFSLFGDKFTRHSGITRLMEDLNDGLRTPGAIMLGGGNPAQIPEMQNYFHSLLGEMLENGKATDALCNYDGPQGKTELLTALASLLRENLGWDIEPQNIALTNGSQSAFFYLFNLFAGRRADGTTKKVLFPLAPEYIGYADSGLEEDLFVSARPNIELLPEGQFKYHVDFEHLRIGEETGMICVSRPTNPTGNVITDEELMKLDTLANQHGIPLVIDNAYGVPFPGIIFSEARPLWNPNIILCMSLSKLGLPGSRCGIIIANEKIITAITNMNGIISLSPGGIGPAMMCEMIKRNDLLRLSETVIKPFYYQRVLETIATIRRYLPENRCLIHKPEGAIFLWLWFKDLPISTELLYQRLKARGVLMVPGDYFFPGLDKPWPHTHQCMRMNYVPDPQKIEAGVKILAEEVERAWREG; encoded by the coding sequence ATGACATTCTCACTTTTTGGCGACAAATTTACCCGCCATTCAGGCATTACCCGCCTGATGGAAGACCTCAATGACGGCTTACGCACGCCCGGCGCAATCATGCTCGGCGGGGGTAATCCAGCGCAAATCCCGGAAATGCAGAATTACTTCCATTCGCTACTGGGCGAAATGCTGGAAAACGGCAAAGCCACTGATGCGCTTTGTAATTATGACGGTCCGCAGGGAAAAACGGAGCTACTGACAGCGCTCGCGTCGCTGCTGCGTGAGAATCTGGGTTGGGATATCGAACCACAGAATATTGCACTAACAAACGGCAGTCAGAGCGCGTTTTTCTACTTGTTTAATCTCTTCGCCGGACGCCGCGCCGACGGGACGACTAAAAAAGTGCTGTTCCCGCTGGCGCCGGAATACATTGGTTATGCCGATTCCGGGCTGGAAGAGGATCTTTTCGTTTCCGCTCGCCCGAATATCGAGCTATTGCCGGAAGGTCAGTTCAAATACCACGTTGATTTTGAACATCTGCGCATCGGGGAAGAGACCGGCATGATCTGCGTGTCGCGCCCGACTAACCCAACAGGCAATGTGATTACCGACGAAGAGCTGATGAAGCTGGATACCCTTGCCAATCAGCACGGCATCCCGCTGGTGATCGATAACGCCTACGGCGTTCCCTTCCCGGGCATTATTTTCAGCGAAGCACGCCCGCTGTGGAATCCGAATATCATCCTGTGCATGAGCCTCTCCAAACTGGGGCTGCCCGGCAGCCGCTGCGGCATCATTATCGCCAATGAAAAAATCATCACCGCCATCACCAATATGAACGGCATTATCAGCCTGTCGCCTGGCGGTATTGGCCCGGCAATGATGTGCGAAATGATTAAGCGTAACGACCTGCTGCGCCTGTCGGAAACGGTAATAAAACCGTTCTACTACCAGCGCGTACTGGAGACAATCGCGACCATTCGCCGGTATTTACCGGAAAATCGCTGCCTGATCCATAAACCGGAAGGCGCTATTTTCCTCTGGCTGTGGTTCAAAGATTTGCCGATTTCAACTGAATTGCTGTACCAGCGTCTGAAAGCGCGCGGCGTATTGATGGTTCCCGGCGACTACTTCTTCCCGGGGCTGGACAAACCCTGGCCGCATACGCACCAGTGCATGCGGATGAACTACGTTCCCGATCCGCAAAAAATTGAGGCAGGGGTGAAAATTCTTGCTGAAGAGGTTGAGCGCGCCTGGCGCGAAGGCTGA
- the yiaK gene encoding 3-dehydro-L-gulonate 2-dehydrogenase: MKVTFEQLKEAFNRVLLARGVAAETADACAEMFARTTESGVYSHGVNRFPRFIQQLDNGDIIPDARPQRITSLGAIEQWDAQRAIGNLTAKKMMDRAIELASDHGIGLVALRNANHWMRGGSYGWQAAEKGYIGICWTNSIAVMPPWGSKECRIGTNPLIVAIPSSPITMIDMSMSMFSYGMLEVNRLAGRELPVDGGFDDEGNLTKEPGVIEKNRRILPMGYWKGSGLSIVLDMIATLLSDGASVAEVTQENSDEYGVSQIFIAIEVDKLIDGATRDAKLQRIMDFVTTAERADENVAIRLPGHEFTRLRDENRRNGITVDDSVWAKIQAL, encoded by the coding sequence ATGAAAGTGACTTTTGAGCAGTTAAAAGAGGCGTTCAATCGGGTGCTGCTGGCGCGCGGCGTTGCGGCGGAAACGGCTGACGCCTGTGCAGAGATGTTTGCCCGTACTACAGAATCCGGCGTCTATTCGCATGGCGTGAATCGCTTTCCCCGTTTCATTCAGCAACTGGATAATGGCGACATCATTCCTGATGCCAGACCGCAGCGCATCACCAGCCTTGGCGCCATTGAGCAGTGGGATGCTCAGCGAGCCATCGGCAATCTGACGGCGAAAAAAATGATGGATCGCGCCATTGAACTGGCTTCCGACCACGGCATCGGCCTGGTGGCGTTACGCAATGCCAACCACTGGATGCGCGGCGGCAGCTACGGCTGGCAGGCGGCGGAAAAAGGCTACATCGGCATCTGCTGGACCAACTCTATCGCCGTGATGCCGCCGTGGGGGTCAAAAGAGTGCCGCATTGGCACGAACCCGCTGATCGTCGCCATCCCTTCATCGCCAATCACCATGATCGATATGTCGATGTCGATGTTCTCCTACGGCATGTTAGAGGTGAACCGGCTGGCGGGACGTGAGCTGCCGGTAGACGGCGGGTTCGACGATGAAGGCAATTTGACCAAAGAACCTGGCGTGATCGAAAAAAATCGCCGCATTTTGCCGATGGGCTACTGGAAAGGGTCAGGTCTGTCGATTGTGCTGGATATGATCGCCACCCTGCTTTCCGACGGCGCTTCCGTTGCCGAAGTTACCCAGGAAAACAGCGACGAATACGGCGTTTCGCAGATCTTCATCGCTATTGAGGTCGATAAGCTGATTGATGGCGCCACGCGCGATGCCAAACTCCAGCGCATTATGGATTTCGTCACCACCGCTGAGCGCGCCGATGAGAACGTGGCAATCCGTCTGCCAGGCCACGAATTTACCCGGCTGCGGGATGAGAATCGCCGCAACGGCATCACCGTCGATGACAGCGTATGGGCCAAAATCCAGGCGCTGTAA